One Nocardia huaxiensis genomic window, GACGACCCGCACTGGACCCGGGACACGGAGTGGACGGTCCCCGACGGCGGCGCACCCGTGATCCTGGTTTCCCTGTCGAGCACGGACCAGCGCCAAACCGACTGTCTCCAGCGGATTGCCGACGCCCTCGGCCGTCTCCCCGTGCGCGGCGTGATCACCACCGGCCCCGCGGTACATCCGACCGCGCTCACCGCCCCCGCCAATGTCTCCGTCCTACCCGCGGCCCCGCACCTGCCGATCATGCGGCACGCCAGCCTGGTCATCACGCACGGCGGCCACGGCACCCTCATGAAGTCCTTCGCCGCCGACCTCCCCGTCCTGGTCCTCCCGCACGGCCGCGACCAAGCCGACAACGCCGCCCGGGTCCGCGCCCACAACGCCGGAATCACCTTGCCCCGCACGGCATCTCCGCACCGCATCACCCGCGCCGTGCAGCGGCTCCTGACCAGCCCCGCCCACTACCGCGCCGCCGCCCGCCTGGGCCGCACCATCCGTCAGGACGCCACCTCCGACCGTCTCATGCGCGAGCTCGACCCGGCGGGAGATCACCCAGGCGTGATATCCGAGCGCCTCTTCCCGGTCCGCGAATTCGAATCCTGACCCCCGCGCCCCCGCCGCCCCGGTTACCGTGACCAGCATGGATTTCCTGGCCGTCCTGCGCGACAAGCTCACCGCCTTCGGCGCCCTCATCACCCCCGAGGCCGACCTCACCACCCCCGTCCCCTCCTGCGGCGACTGGACCTTCTACGACCTCGTCGACCACATGGGCCAGGGCAACCTCTGGGTGGTCACCGCCGTAGCCGAGAACCGCGGCGACTACGAGGGCCCCGCCGCCCCCAAGGACC contains:
- a CDS encoding glycosyltransferase — translated: MKNSYLVALTGSGGTVPPELGVVRRLVERGHRVTVLAEDSMAAAVAATGARLRIRAGAGFARETVDEIDSAAPDMVLASYFAFGAMVAAQSRGVPFSVLMPGIYPLPVEGSPPPGSGFTRAQGPLGRARDNLVGGLVQRRWDQELLPQLNALRADFDLERLAHYRDQVQLAHRQLVLSSEAFDFPAPWPDGVRFTGPILDDPHWTRDTEWTVPDGGAPVILVSLSSTDQRQTDCLQRIADALGRLPVRGVITTGPAVHPTALTAPANVSVLPAAPHLPIMRHASLVITHGGHGTLMKSFAADLPVLVLPHGRDQADNAARVRAHNAGITLPRTASPHRITRAVQRLLTSPAHYRAAARLGRTIRQDATSDRLMRELDPAGDHPGVISERLFPVREFES